Proteins co-encoded in one Paracrocinitomix mangrovi genomic window:
- the tsaD gene encoding tRNA (adenosine(37)-N6)-threonylcarbamoyltransferase complex transferase subunit TsaD codes for MAAEDIIILGIESSCDDTSAAILKNGKMLSNIVAGQKVHEEFGGVVPELASRAHQQNIIPVVDTAIKRAGIEKNQINAIAFTRGPGLLGSLLVGVSFAKSFGQALNVPLIDVNHMQAHILAHFIKTGANEIPQFPFICLTVSGGHTQIVLVKDYFDMEILGETLDDAAGEAFDKAAKLLGLPYPGGPLVDKYAKEGDPHRFEFPIASIKGYDYSFSGLKTALLYFLKKEVEQDPNFIEDNLNDICASFQHTIIKTLFNKLIKACNKYQINQVAIAGGVSANSLLRSELERIGKEKNWKTFIPPFEFCTDNAGMIAIAGYHKYLKHDFVGQETVPLARLKF; via the coding sequence TTGGCGGCAGAAGACATCATTATTTTAGGAATTGAATCATCTTGTGATGATACATCAGCAGCTATACTGAAAAACGGTAAAATGTTATCTAATATTGTTGCTGGACAAAAGGTTCATGAAGAGTTTGGAGGAGTGGTTCCAGAACTGGCATCCAGAGCCCATCAACAAAACATTATTCCGGTTGTAGATACAGCAATAAAAAGAGCAGGAATTGAGAAAAATCAAATTAATGCAATTGCTTTTACCAGAGGTCCGGGATTATTAGGTTCACTCTTGGTAGGAGTATCTTTTGCAAAAAGTTTCGGTCAAGCTTTAAATGTTCCTTTGATTGATGTTAATCACATGCAAGCTCACATTTTAGCTCACTTCATTAAAACTGGAGCAAATGAAATTCCTCAATTTCCATTTATTTGCCTAACCGTTTCAGGAGGACATACACAAATAGTTTTGGTCAAAGATTATTTTGACATGGAAATATTAGGAGAAACATTAGATGATGCTGCAGGAGAAGCTTTTGATAAAGCAGCAAAGCTTTTAGGACTTCCTTATCCGGGAGGACCATTGGTTGACAAATATGCTAAAGAAGGTGATCCACACAGATTTGAATTTCCAATTGCCAGTATTAAAGGATACGATTATAGTTTTAGTGGGCTCAAAACAGCATTGTTATATTTTTTGAAAAAGGAAGTTGAACAAGACCCTAACTTTATTGAGGATAATCTAAACGATATTTGCGCCTCTTTTCAACACACCATCATAAAGACTTTATTTAATAAGCTGATTAAGGCTTGTAACAAATATCAAATTAATCAAGTGGCTATTGCGGGAGGTGTTTCTGCCAATTCTTTATTGCGAAGTGAACTTGAAAGGATAGGAAAAGAGAAAAACTGGAAGACTTTTATTCCGCCTTTTGAATTTTGTACAGACAATGCCGGGATGATAGCCATAGCTGGGTATCACAAATATCTTAAGCACGACTTTGTAGGACAAGAAACAGTTCCTTTAGCAAGGCTAAAATTCTGA
- a CDS encoding T9SS type A sorting domain-containing protein produces MKVLTLLFLVSISISPLFASNGVENDAPCDVPDLFFTDTTYDIQNGNLVYTVNMTINGDPFWCTYDPSTGNTTSNLPWYQYMVGSGGYADAVLVYNIVSAVGCEGVRDSLYFIEPQGDPISQQGDDDVVIFDPTGDPIGGGDDPYDPIDDPISRPGDDNGGGGDDGDDDPPGGDDDDNGNDDPGNGSGDDNPPGGDDDDDNGNDDPGNGGGCGNGDDGPHGGSNGNNGNGNGNGGNCGGNNGNGNNGGSGGCGGNDNGNNGHGNNEDGVDSSNPGNGNGGPNGDDDLSGNIDDENGNNGGNGGSGGNGMVQPLMPPVVDVDDFKLYPNPAVEKIFVNYSLKTDEQNVIFQLVDKNGSIQLTRSIYMDQQEINVDSVNNGVYYYYVYSSGSLVKSGKLMIN; encoded by the coding sequence ATGAAAGTGCTAACCCTTCTTTTCCTTGTTTCAATATCAATCAGCCCCCTTTTTGCATCAAATGGTGTCGAAAACGACGCGCCCTGCGACGTACCCGATTTATTTTTTACTGACACCACGTATGACATCCAAAATGGAAATCTGGTTTACACGGTTAATATGACCATAAACGGAGATCCATTTTGGTGCACATACGACCCTTCTACCGGAAATACAACATCTAATTTACCCTGGTACCAATATATGGTAGGATCAGGTGGATATGCAGATGCTGTTTTAGTATATAACATTGTAAGCGCAGTTGGTTGCGAAGGCGTTCGTGATTCATTGTATTTTATTGAACCCCAGGGTGATCCAATTTCACAGCAAGGAGATGACGACGTAGTCATTTTCGATCCAACCGGAGATCCTATTGGCGGAGGAGATGATCCTTATGATCCGATTGACGATCCAATTAGCAGACCCGGAGACGATAATGGTGGTGGCGGTGATGATGGTGATGATGACCCACCAGGAGGAGATGATGATGACAATGGAAATGATGATCCCGGAAATGGAAGTGGTGATGACAATCCTCCAGGCGGAGATGATGATGACGACAATGGTAATGACGATCCCGGAAACGGCGGTGGCTGTGGAAATGGAGATGATGGACCACATGGCGGTAGCAATGGAAATAACGGTAACGGAAATGGCAACGGTGGAAATTGTGGTGGAAACAACGGTAACGGAAACAATGGAGGCTCAGGTGGATGTGGAGGAAATGACAATGGTAATAATGGTCATGGAAACAATGAAGACGGCGTAGATTCTTCAAACCCGGGAAATGGAAATGGTGGACCAAATGGTGATGATGATTTATCAGGAAATATTGATGATGAAAATGGAAATAACGGCGGCAATGGTGGTTCTGGTGGAAACGGTATGGTACAACCTTTAATGCCTCCTGTTGTAGATGTAGATGATTTCAAATTATATCCTAATCCTGCAGTAGAAAAAATATTTGTTAACTATTCGCTCAAAACGGACGAGCAAAATGTAATATTTCAATTAGTCGATAAAAATGGTAGCATACAGTTAACCAGATCCATTTATATGGATCAGCAGGAGATCAATGTTGATAGTGTAAACAATGGCGTTTACTACTATTATGTATACTCATCAGGATCTCTTGTAAAAAGCGGAAAGTTAATGATTAACTAA
- the lhgO gene encoding L-2-hydroxyglutarate oxidase, whose translation MENLETFDVAIIGGGIVGAATFYKLQLRNPDLKIVLLEKEERLAAHQTGHNSGVIHSGLYYKPGSLKAKNCVKGRHELVAFAKENNVDHDVCGKVVVATKESELPFMNKIFDNGLANNTEGIEKINAEQIKDIEPYVEGIGGIWVPCTGIIDFVGATEKMAEIALAKQANSKLMLGHEVIEIQDLDNGHIIVTDKAKVQTKRMIFCAGLQADRMAKKDGVKLKEKVVGFRGDYYELTDEAKHKVKNLIYPVPNPDFPFLGVHFTRMTNGETECGPNAVFTFKREGYGKTDFSFKDTMNALSYGGTWKLFFGNMKFGINEYRRAFSKRLFLKTLQGLIPSLEMEDLKPGRSGVRALLLGTDGDTRDDFRIEHTENSIHVLNAPSPAATASLAIGEYVAEMAEEKFGLKA comes from the coding sequence TTGGAAAATTTAGAAACATTTGACGTTGCCATCATTGGTGGTGGAATAGTTGGAGCAGCAACTTTCTATAAATTACAATTGCGTAACCCAGATTTAAAGATAGTGCTATTAGAGAAAGAAGAGCGTCTAGCGGCTCATCAAACAGGACACAACTCAGGAGTAATTCACTCAGGATTGTATTACAAACCGGGATCTTTAAAAGCTAAAAACTGTGTTAAAGGCAGACATGAATTAGTTGCTTTTGCAAAAGAAAACAATGTGGATCATGATGTTTGTGGTAAAGTTGTTGTGGCTACTAAAGAATCTGAATTGCCTTTCATGAATAAGATCTTTGATAATGGTTTAGCTAACAATACAGAGGGAATTGAAAAGATAAATGCTGAGCAAATTAAAGATATTGAGCCTTATGTAGAAGGAATTGGTGGTATTTGGGTACCGTGTACAGGAATTATAGATTTTGTTGGTGCTACAGAGAAAATGGCTGAGATTGCTTTAGCTAAACAAGCCAATTCAAAATTGATGTTGGGGCATGAGGTAATAGAGATACAAGACTTGGATAATGGGCACATCATTGTTACAGATAAAGCAAAAGTTCAAACTAAAAGAATGATTTTCTGTGCAGGTTTACAAGCAGACAGAATGGCCAAAAAAGATGGCGTTAAGCTCAAAGAAAAGGTAGTTGGATTTAGAGGTGATTACTATGAATTGACGGATGAGGCTAAACATAAAGTGAAGAATTTGATCTATCCTGTTCCAAATCCTGATTTTCCATTTTTAGGTGTGCACTTTACACGAATGACTAATGGTGAAACAGAATGTGGACCTAATGCAGTGTTTACTTTCAAGAGAGAAGGGTATGGCAAAACAGATTTCAGTTTTAAAGACACTATGAATGCTTTGAGTTATGGTGGAACTTGGAAGTTGTTTTTTGGAAATATGAAGTTTGGTATCAATGAATACAGAAGAGCTTTTTCAAAAAGATTGTTTTTAAAAACCCTACAAGGCTTAATTCCTTCTTTGGAAATGGAGGATTTAAAACCTGGTAGATCCGGTGTGCGAGCACTTTTGTTAGGAACAGATGGTGATACTAGAGATGATTTTAGAATTGAACATACTGAGAATTCAATTCACGTATTAAATGCTCCATCTCCTGCTGCAACTGCATCATTGGCAATTGGTGAATATGTTGCTGAAATGGCAGAAGAAAAATTTGGATTAAAAGCATAA
- a CDS encoding acyltransferase family protein: MVHFKNLDALRFIAAFSVFIFHLFADLKGYFPDIKDNWIFDKLYVIVDKGHLGVNFFFVLSGFLITYLILHEIKYKGKFSLKNFLIRRTLRIWPLYFIVILIGFVIFPLIIDGYSTNHNPLMYVAFLANFDEINVGATDSINFLTSPWSIAVEEQFYLFWSLIFVVIHQLKKIKLIHLIIILYIGAFVFRWLYMDNERVLYYHTLAVCQDILTGAFIGLSLFEGKKWLEKLKSLQLIWVIAIYLLGLGICIAKNKIFIGEAVIFERFVLSLFFGFVILDQVRGEHSFFKFGKISVFNFLGKISYGLYMYHLIVMYLLLDYFLELNLSSPLIGILYLSSSLAVIILTSVISYYFIEKPLLKLKPH, translated from the coding sequence GTGGTTCATTTTAAAAACTTAGATGCCCTTAGATTTATAGCGGCTTTTAGCGTTTTTATTTTTCATCTTTTCGCAGACCTAAAAGGTTATTTTCCGGATATCAAAGACAATTGGATCTTTGACAAGCTATACGTAATTGTTGACAAAGGACACCTGGGAGTGAATTTCTTCTTTGTGCTTTCAGGTTTTTTAATCACATATCTCATACTACACGAAATCAAATACAAGGGGAAATTCTCTTTAAAGAATTTTTTAATTAGAAGAACACTTAGAATTTGGCCATTGTATTTTATTGTGATTTTGATAGGTTTTGTCATATTTCCACTTATAATTGATGGCTATAGTACCAACCACAACCCATTAATGTATGTTGCCTTTTTAGCCAATTTTGATGAAATCAATGTGGGAGCTACGGATTCAATCAACTTTCTTACATCTCCATGGTCAATAGCTGTTGAAGAACAATTTTATCTTTTTTGGAGTTTGATTTTTGTGGTTATTCATCAACTTAAAAAAATTAAATTGATCCATCTAATTATCATTCTCTATATAGGCGCATTTGTTTTCAGATGGCTTTATATGGATAATGAACGTGTGCTTTATTATCACACTTTGGCTGTTTGTCAGGATATTCTTACAGGTGCATTTATCGGACTTTCACTATTTGAAGGAAAGAAATGGCTAGAAAAATTAAAATCACTTCAGCTAATCTGGGTAATTGCTATTTATCTATTAGGTTTAGGTATTTGTATTGCCAAGAATAAAATATTTATTGGAGAAGCTGTAATTTTTGAAAGGTTTGTATTGAGTTTGTTTTTTGGATTTGTCATTCTGGATCAAGTAAGAGGAGAACATTCATTTTTTAAATTTGGAAAGATTAGCGTCTTTAATTTTCTTGGCAAAATCTCCTATGGTTTATATATGTATCATTTAATAGTGATGTATTTATTGTTGGATTATTTTCTGGAATTAAATCTATCAAGTCCTTTGATCGGTATTTTATATTTATCTTCAAGCTTAGCGGTGATCATACTAACATCAGTAATTAGCTACTACTTTATTGAAAAACCACTGCTTAAATTAAAACCTCATTAA
- a CDS encoding NlpC/P60 family protein, protein MITDYGICQVSIAPVRAQASDEAEIVTQLLFGDYVKILSLEKPWAKIYFPADDYEGYMDFKQLYFVDESTYQKGVNVEHDTVNTGILPIEGPLGKQHIIFGSNLPFIEDDKFYLGDQECTTLLVNPDISESFIDTALLYLNTPYLWGGKGIFGIDCSGLTQMVAKIHGIQLPRDASQQCEVGQRVDYNDRKIGDLMYFINKKGTVHHVGIIINEKEIIHAAGYVRIDTYDEKGIFRKDFNDYTHQFHSIKRIWNNSTSD, encoded by the coding sequence ATGATTACAGATTACGGAATTTGTCAGGTTTCCATTGCACCGGTTAGAGCCCAAGCAAGTGATGAAGCCGAAATTGTGACGCAACTACTTTTTGGAGATTATGTCAAAATTCTTTCACTGGAAAAGCCATGGGCCAAAATTTACTTTCCTGCTGATGATTATGAAGGGTACATGGATTTTAAGCAATTGTACTTTGTGGATGAATCTACCTACCAAAAAGGAGTTAATGTGGAACATGACACTGTCAACACTGGAATACTTCCAATAGAAGGCCCTTTAGGGAAACAGCACATCATTTTTGGTTCTAACTTACCTTTTATTGAAGACGATAAGTTTTATCTGGGAGATCAAGAATGCACTACCCTACTCGTTAATCCTGACATTTCTGAATCATTTATTGACACCGCCTTACTTTATCTCAACACACCTTATTTGTGGGGAGGTAAAGGAATCTTTGGTATAGACTGTAGTGGATTAACACAAATGGTTGCTAAAATTCACGGAATTCAATTACCAAGAGATGCTTCGCAGCAATGTGAGGTTGGACAAAGAGTTGATTACAATGACAGAAAAATAGGCGACTTGATGTACTTTATTAACAAAAAGGGTACCGTGCATCATGTAGGAATAATTATTAATGAGAAAGAAATTATTCATGCTGCAGGATACGTGCGTATTGACACTTATGACGAAAAAGGAATCTTTAGAAAAGACTTTAATGACTATACTCATCAATTTCACAGCATTAAAAGGATATGGAACAATTCAACATCCGATTAG
- a CDS encoding secondary thiamine-phosphate synthase enzyme YjbQ, with amino-acid sequence MEQFNIRLESKSRGFHLITREILSNIPDLPQQGIFHLFIQHTSAGICINENADPTVLMDMNNWFDRNIKENEPYYQHVFEGADDMPAHIKSVLTGTSISIPIVNGKLALGTWQGIYLGEFRDHASGRNLIVSILE; translated from the coding sequence ATGGAACAATTCAACATCCGATTAGAAAGTAAATCAAGAGGATTTCATCTTATAACCAGAGAAATTTTATCCAATATTCCTGACTTACCTCAACAAGGAATTTTTCATTTGTTTATTCAACACACTTCTGCCGGAATATGTATTAATGAAAATGCAGACCCGACAGTTTTAATGGACATGAATAACTGGTTTGACAGAAACATCAAGGAAAATGAACCATATTACCAACATGTATTTGAAGGAGCAGATGATATGCCTGCACATATCAAATCAGTATTAACAGGTACTTCAATTTCTATTCCTATAGTGAATGGTAAATTGGCACTTGGAACCTGGCAAGGGATTTATTTAGGAGAATTTAGAGATCATGCTTCAGGCAGAAATTTAATTGTATCCATACTTGAATAA
- a CDS encoding OmpA family protein gives MARILLSIVVLMIFGFGVNGQESARKSLMQAEKFHKRNDFSPALKAYKEVLSLEPNNKKALKGIVDIYLNVYQVYDSAAMYIDRQLTNIEEDTNYLIYYNKANVLRFQEQHEEAIKTYNFFKEYGIKKYTLTSEIEQDVDKSIRYCLNAMNNQETIYEPYKVENMDFFINSIESEYTPVYLDDMGILLYNARYKDYDSERRDADNMFFENIYYFDLEESVASTFNPSIEQTTHQCVVGKVFGTDSVLVFYQNKIWISTMSEDRLNNLKPLPAEFGSYYFQPHGVFSRDMKTFIFSARSETGNLDLYISENKSGTWSNPKPISFRINSEEDEDAPFLTPDGKTLYFSSKGHNSSGGYDFFYSVREGNDWSAPQNMGYPMNSTGDDIYISWNSNGRGGYFSSNRNGGFGMMDIYSFGLIKKSIEGVTMDKDSNILANVSVQMKNLDTEEIETFTSDENGKFSVLVDPENKFEFFGTKEGYFEDKSMVETFGEEEIFSTTLVLEKDPGLSLFLLVKDAKNQTPLDSVKIVILDNMIDKYKDSTITDISGSFNLPLPDKKLEDRGSYNITLTRPGYLAQTVTFNVLFDKEGRYNVFEDLDVKMEKVEIGNDLTKIIDLNPIYFDYNKAIIRPDAAIELDKIVQVMNDNPNMRIELGSHTDSRGSDKKNQSLSDRRAKASADYIKKRISNPDRITGKGYGESKLINHCSDGIDCSELEHQQNRRTEFIILEM, from the coding sequence ATGGCACGAATTCTACTATCAATAGTTGTTTTGATGATTTTTGGCTTTGGAGTTAATGGGCAAGAAAGCGCAAGAAAATCATTGATGCAAGCTGAAAAATTTCATAAAAGAAATGACTTTTCACCTGCTTTAAAGGCTTACAAAGAAGTATTAAGCCTGGAACCAAATAACAAAAAAGCTTTAAAAGGAATAGTTGATATTTATTTAAATGTCTATCAGGTTTATGATTCAGCTGCCATGTATATCGACAGACAGTTAACAAACATTGAAGAAGACACCAATTATCTAATTTATTACAACAAAGCCAATGTATTGCGATTTCAAGAGCAACATGAAGAGGCTATTAAAACCTACAATTTCTTCAAAGAATACGGAATTAAAAAGTACACTTTAACAAGTGAAATAGAGCAAGATGTTGATAAAAGTATCAGGTATTGCCTTAATGCAATGAACAATCAAGAAACTATCTATGAGCCATACAAAGTGGAAAACATGGATTTCTTCATCAATAGTATTGAATCTGAATACACACCAGTGTACCTGGATGATATGGGGATTTTACTTTACAATGCGCGTTACAAAGATTATGATTCAGAAAGAAGAGATGCCGATAATATGTTTTTTGAAAACATCTATTACTTTGACTTAGAAGAATCTGTTGCATCCACTTTTAATCCAAGTATTGAACAAACTACTCATCAGTGCGTAGTAGGAAAGGTATTTGGAACAGACAGTGTATTGGTTTTCTATCAGAATAAAATTTGGATATCTACCATGTCTGAAGATCGTCTTAATAATTTAAAACCATTACCTGCAGAATTTGGGAGCTACTACTTTCAACCACATGGAGTTTTTTCAAGAGACATGAAAACTTTCATTTTTAGTGCAAGATCAGAAACCGGAAATTTAGATTTATACATAAGTGAAAATAAAAGTGGAACATGGTCTAATCCAAAACCAATTAGTTTCAGAATTAATTCAGAGGAAGATGAAGACGCACCTTTTCTAACTCCTGATGGAAAAACATTGTACTTTTCTTCTAAAGGACATAACTCCTCAGGTGGATATGACTTCTTTTATTCAGTAAGAGAAGGAAATGATTGGAGTGCACCACAAAATATGGGGTATCCAATGAATTCTACAGGAGATGACATTTACATCAGCTGGAACAGTAATGGTAGAGGTGGTTATTTCTCGTCAAACAGAAATGGTGGTTTTGGAATGATGGACATCTATTCATTTGGTCTAATAAAAAAATCAATTGAAGGGGTAACAATGGATAAAGACAGTAATATCCTGGCCAATGTATCTGTTCAAATGAAAAATTTAGACACTGAAGAAATTGAAACTTTTACAAGTGATGAAAATGGTAAGTTTTCTGTTTTAGTAGATCCTGAAAACAAATTTGAATTTTTTGGTACAAAAGAAGGTTATTTTGAAGATAAATCAATGGTTGAGACCTTTGGTGAAGAAGAGATATTTAGCACTACACTTGTGCTTGAAAAAGATCCTGGCCTTTCATTATTTCTTTTGGTGAAGGATGCAAAAAATCAAACACCTTTGGACAGTGTGAAAATTGTGATATTGGACAACATGATTGACAAATACAAAGACAGCACCATTACCGATATTTCAGGTTCTTTCAACCTTCCTTTACCTGACAAAAAATTGGAAGACAGAGGAAGTTATAATATTACATTAACCAGACCGGGATACCTGGCACAAACAGTAACTTTCAATGTCTTATTTGATAAAGAAGGTAGATACAATGTATTTGAAGATTTAGATGTTAAAATGGAAAAAGTTGAAATAGGTAATGATCTTACTAAAATTATTGATTTGAATCCTATCTACTTTGATTACAATAAGGCAATCATCAGACCAGATGCTGCAATTGAACTAGACAAAATTGTTCAGGTAATGAATGACAATCCAAATATGAGAATTGAATTGGGTTCTCATACTGATTCAAGAGGTTCAGATAAGAAAAATCAAAGCTTATCTGACAGAAGAGCAAAAGCTTCTGCTGATTATATTAAAAAGCGTATCTCAAATCCGGATAGAATTACCGGAAAAGGATATGGTGAATCAAAATTGATTAATCACTGCTCAGATGGTATTGATTGCTCAGAATTGGAGCATCAACAAAACAGACGAACCGAATTCATTATTTTGGAGATGTAA
- a CDS encoding YggS family pyridoxal phosphate-dependent enzyme: MIKDNLLQIKDNLPEEVQLIAVSKTKPIEMIQEAYDAGQRAFGENRALELADKFEKLPKDIEWHMIGHLQRNKVKYIAPFVHLIHGIDSPRLLAEVNKQAEKFNRVQKVLLQFHIAQESSKFGFSLEEAIEYLNGDEFNSMQNVEVCGVMGMATFTSDTRQVREEFHDLKKIFDHLKTKHFSDATEFTTISMGMSGDYEIAISEGSTMVRVGSAIFGSRN; the protein is encoded by the coding sequence ATGATTAAGGACAATCTACTTCAAATCAAAGACAATTTACCTGAGGAAGTTCAATTAATTGCGGTATCCAAAACTAAGCCTATTGAAATGATTCAAGAAGCTTATGATGCCGGTCAACGCGCATTTGGTGAAAACAGAGCGCTTGAACTTGCTGATAAATTTGAAAAATTACCTAAAGATATTGAATGGCACATGATTGGTCATTTACAAAGAAATAAGGTAAAATACATTGCTCCTTTTGTTCATCTTATTCACGGAATAGACTCCCCTAGACTATTAGCTGAAGTAAACAAGCAAGCCGAAAAATTTAATCGTGTTCAAAAAGTGCTTTTACAATTTCATATTGCTCAGGAAAGTTCAAAATTTGGTTTCTCTCTGGAAGAAGCTATTGAATACTTGAATGGTGACGAATTCAATTCAATGCAAAACGTTGAAGTTTGTGGAGTTATGGGAATGGCAACTTTTACTTCAGACACCAGACAAGTAAGAGAAGAATTTCATGACTTGAAGAAAATCTTTGATCATTTAAAGACCAAACATTTTTCAGACGCAACTGAATTTACTACTATCTCTATGGGAATGAGTGGAGATTATGAAATTGCAATATCTGAAGGTAGTACAATGGTGAGAGTTGGAAGTGCAATTTTTGGAAGTAGAAATTAG
- a CDS encoding tetratricopeptide repeat-containing sensor histidine kinase: MLFVAFQLYAQQTSLAEYKTYNAYHDEAARYQNLNLDSAQMYMDSCMMIANEMQSDYYVGKTYQLYARAKFYSNQIDSAILYGNYSMEMLKEYPDSIEYFLAEYNQGNLLLAKGNHIEALVQFKRAANIIEDNFEQYVIVDEEMVHLNRAYCYASIGIVLDDLDDYEGALESYRKSLRLSHRVESWESEVLRSAVLNNMGISYLNLNNFQQAESYAIAGMEQKKKLNQESSIGYSYQLLAKIAYERSKYDLCLRYLKESDEKFSILNNSDEMHKNDFLRAECYYRMGNYDKSMEKLKPLEEIYLTRFTKDDQAEFYELMANIYQQKGDLDTSNDYLRITLKLRKEIYLSNDKGFVTEFVDFIEDEEVQLNNRIQSLKNKQEKEKLELQIKNDREKEVWIYTLFLVSILCLIIIIMVIANAFRRNKRINADLSNSIEENKILFREVHHRVKNNFQIISSLLSLQQGIEEDERGKKVLTDAQGRIQSMSLVHEMLYRKNEVKSIDFADYTNELIGMVIGYYVEDFNQVKFSVDSNVKNMDLELAIPIGLIINEAVTNSIKYAFDSYDEAEINVSFNQNGQGKYHLLITDNGKGIPEEYLNGKIESLGIELISILSEQLGGEAKITNTDGTKIELEF, encoded by the coding sequence ATGTTATTTGTTGCGTTTCAGCTATATGCGCAGCAAACTTCACTTGCTGAATATAAAACATATAACGCTTATCATGACGAAGCTGCGCGTTATCAAAACCTTAATCTGGATTCTGCCCAAATGTATATGGACAGTTGTATGATGATTGCCAACGAAATGCAGTCGGATTACTATGTCGGTAAAACCTATCAATTATACGCCAGGGCCAAATTTTACAGTAATCAAATAGATTCAGCCATTTTATATGGAAACTATTCAATGGAGATGTTAAAGGAGTATCCAGATTCAATTGAATATTTTTTGGCAGAATACAACCAAGGTAACCTTTTGTTAGCTAAAGGAAATCACATTGAAGCGCTTGTGCAATTTAAGAGAGCGGCAAACATCATTGAAGACAATTTTGAACAATATGTTATTGTTGATGAAGAAATGGTGCATTTGAACAGGGCTTATTGCTATGCAAGTATTGGTATTGTATTAGACGATTTGGATGATTACGAAGGAGCGTTAGAGAGTTATAGAAAATCATTGCGCTTATCGCACCGAGTAGAAAGTTGGGAAAGTGAAGTATTAAGATCTGCTGTTCTCAATAATATGGGGATTTCGTATTTGAATCTCAATAATTTTCAACAGGCTGAAAGCTATGCTATAGCCGGAATGGAGCAAAAGAAAAAACTTAATCAGGAGAGTTCAATTGGATACAGTTATCAGTTGCTGGCCAAGATAGCATATGAAAGATCAAAATATGATTTGTGTTTGCGTTACTTGAAAGAGTCGGATGAGAAATTCAGCATTCTAAATAATTCCGACGAAATGCATAAAAATGATTTTTTAAGAGCTGAGTGCTATTATAGAATGGGTAATTATGATAAATCCATGGAGAAACTAAAGCCGCTGGAAGAGATTTATTTAACAAGGTTTACAAAAGATGATCAAGCAGAGTTTTACGAACTGATGGCCAATATATATCAGCAAAAAGGTGATTTGGATACGTCCAATGATTATTTGAGGATAACCTTAAAACTCAGAAAAGAGATCTATTTGAGCAATGATAAAGGGTTTGTGACAGAGTTTGTAGATTTTATTGAAGATGAGGAAGTTCAACTTAATAACAGAATTCAGAGCTTAAAAAATAAACAGGAAAAAGAAAAATTAGAGCTACAGATTAAAAATGATAGAGAAAAAGAAGTTTGGATTTATACTTTGTTCTTGGTTTCAATCCTATGTTTGATCATAATTATAATGGTTATTGCTAACGCATTTAGAAGGAATAAAAGAATCAATGCGGATTTAAGTAATTCAATTGAAGAAAATAAAATATTGTTCAGAGAAGTGCATCACAGGGTTAAGAATAATTTCCAGATTATTTCAAGTTTGTTGAGTTTACAACAGGGAATAGAGGAGGATGAAAGAGGTAAAAAGGTTTTGACAGACGCGCAGGGAAGAATTCAATCTATGTCGCTTGTGCATGAAATGCTTTATCGTAAAAATGAGGTAAAAAGTATTGATTTTGCTGATTATACAAATGAGTTGATTGGAATGGTGATTGGCTATTATGTTGAAGATTTTAATCAGGTAAAATTCAGTGTTGATAGTAATGTCAAAAATATGGACCTTGAGCTGGCTATCCCAATAGGTTTGATTATCAATGAAGCTGTGACCAATTCAATTAAATATGCATTTGATTCTTATGATGAAGCTGAGATAAATGTGAGTTTCAACCAAAATGGTCAAGGTAAATATCACTTATTAATTACTGATAATGGTAAGGGTATTCCGGAAGAATACCTGAACGGTAAAATTGAAAGTTTGGGGATAGAATTGATCAGTATATTAAGTGAACAGCTTGGAGGCGAAGCTAAAATCACAAATACAGATGGAACAAAGATAGAATTGGAGTTTTAA